In a single window of the Methanofollis ethanolicus genome:
- a CDS encoding translation initiation factor IF-2 subunit gamma: MIPNVNIGLVGHVDHGKTTLVSGLTGMWTDRHSEEMKRGISIRLGYADATFYRCENHEGSEAYSTKDVCPICGAACTPFRTVSFVDAPGHETLMATMLSGSALMDGAMLVIAANEPCPQPQTKEHLSALELVGIKNIVIVQNKIDVVSQADALKHYSQIKKFVKGTIAENAPIIPVSAQKGINIGALIDALDKNIPIPERDPEAPARMLIARSFDINKPGANWRDLKGGVIGGSLTSGVIKDGEEIEIRPGIQTQTENKTVWEPIITKVVAIHTGDKKVSEAAPGGLMALGTKLDPAITKSDTLVGQVAGHVGDLPPIHDHLTFTVKLMDRVVGSGSELDITPLKHKEPLMLSVGTAVTVGVVTNTKKDQAEVVLKRPVCADAGARIAISRQVEGRWRLIGMGILAE; this comes from the coding sequence ATGATACCCAACGTCAATATCGGACTTGTCGGGCACGTGGACCACGGCAAGACGACCCTCGTCTCCGGACTCACCGGGATGTGGACCGACCGCCACAGTGAGGAGATGAAGCGGGGGATCTCGATCAGGCTCGGCTATGCCGACGCCACCTTCTACCGCTGTGAAAACCATGAGGGGAGCGAAGCCTATTCCACGAAGGACGTCTGCCCGATCTGCGGGGCCGCCTGCACCCCGTTCAGGACCGTCTCCTTCGTGGACGCACCCGGCCACGAGACCCTGATGGCAACGATGCTCTCGGGCTCGGCCCTGATGGACGGCGCAATGCTTGTCATCGCCGCAAACGAGCCCTGCCCACAGCCTCAGACGAAGGAACACCTTTCGGCTCTCGAACTGGTGGGGATCAAGAATATCGTCATCGTTCAGAACAAGATCGACGTCGTCTCCCAGGCAGACGCCCTCAAACACTATAGCCAGATAAAAAAGTTCGTGAAGGGAACAATCGCTGAGAACGCACCCATTATCCCGGTTTCTGCCCAGAAAGGGATCAATATCGGGGCCCTCATCGATGCACTCGACAAAAATATCCCGATCCCTGAGCGCGACCCCGAGGCACCGGCCAGGATGCTCATCGCCCGCTCCTTCGACATCAACAAGCCGGGAGCGAACTGGCGCGACCTGAAGGGCGGCGTGATCGGCGGGTCTCTGACAAGCGGCGTCATCAAAGACGGCGAAGAGATCGAGATCAGGCCGGGCATCCAGACCCAGACCGAGAACAAGACGGTCTGGGAACCGATCATCACCAAGGTCGTCGCGATCCACACCGGCGACAAGAAAGTGAGTGAGGCGGCGCCTGGTGGGCTGATGGCACTCGGCACGAAGCTCGACCCCGCGATCACGAAGAGCGACACCCTTGTCGGCCAGGTCGCAGGGCATGTCGGTGACCTCCCGCCGATCCACGACCACCTTACCTTCACCGTGAAGTTGATGGACAGGGTCGTCGGTTCAGGGAGCGAACTGGATATCACGCCGCTGAAGCACAAGGAACCGCTGATGCTCTCGGTGGGCACGGCAGTGACCGTCGGCGTGGTGACGAACACGAAGAAGGACCAGGCAGAAGTGGTCCTGAAGAGGCCGGTATGTGCGGATGCGGGAGCGAGGATTGCGATCAGCCGCCAGGTCGAAGGGCGGTGGCGTCTGATCGGCATGGGGATCCTTGCCGAGTGA
- the nikR gene encoding nickel-responsive transcriptional regulator NikR — translation MNPESELSRIGISLPKNLLDKFDGIISARGYSSRSEGIRDAIRSYITYYQWMSDVKGERQGVITMVYDHEQRGLLQTITDIQHEYIHTIQASMHAHLSHDQCMEVILLRGDGAALKTIAERLMSQKGVESVKLTTIPIEKED, via the coding sequence ATGAACCCAGAGAGCGAACTCTCCAGGATCGGCATCTCGCTGCCGAAGAACCTGCTCGACAAGTTCGACGGCATCATCAGCGCACGGGGCTACTCCTCACGTTCCGAGGGTATCAGGGATGCGATCCGGAGTTACATCACCTACTACCAGTGGATGTCCGACGTCAAGGGCGAGAGGCAGGGCGTGATCACGATGGTCTATGACCACGAGCAGCGCGGCCTCCTCCAGACGATCACCGACATCCAGCACGAGTACATCCATACCATCCAGGCATCGATGCATGCCCATCTCAGCCATGACCAGTGCATGGAAGTGATCCTCCTCCGCGGCGACGGTGCGGCCCTCAAGACGATTGCCGAGCGGCTCATGTCCCAGAAGGGTGTGGAATCGGTAAAATTGACGACGATACCGATTGAGAAGGAGGATTAA
- a CDS encoding DUF2098 domain-containing protein has product METAEIAVGMAVRYPRTGTAGKVTRIEEVRGETFAEIDTTGLLYRVDTLEPAAQPGRTREEREESADDLIRREREFGKDLGDAWKNIDNACEGGG; this is encoded by the coding sequence ATGGAGACCGCGGAGATCGCTGTCGGGATGGCGGTACGCTACCCGCGGACCGGCACGGCCGGGAAGGTGACGAGGATCGAGGAGGTCAGGGGGGAAACCTTTGCCGAGATCGATACCACAGGCCTGCTGTACCGGGTCGACACGCTGGAACCTGCCGCACAGCCGGGACGCACCCGGGAAGAGAGAGAGGAGAGCGCCGACGACCTCATCAGGAGAGAGAGGGAGTTCGGCAAAGACCTCGGAGACGCCTGGAAGAACATCGACAATGCCTGTGAGGGAGGGGGTTAA
- a CDS encoding YcaO-related McrA-glycine thioamidation protein codes for MSFTFNHVKKCFFDGTHRSCSPEETLQVIGPMMDEIGVVSVEDVTSLDRLGIPCFSAFRPRAAIGAAKYHAGKGKGPLQAEVSAMMEAVERYSGEYHGDRMEYASFEELGPIRALDPADLILPRPLEKDEKIHWSPATDILNDEELLVPSNAVFHPYDCLGMTVPLFTSDTNGLAAGNIMEEAVLHALLEVIERDALSRAERLRNMGRRLAVGADGPVREVVDLFEGHGIAVHLWLLEGRTGIPTVAAAADDTVTKDPALLVMGAGTHPDPTIAALRALTEVAQSRASQLQGGRVNEGRQHLIERAGYERMKRINGAWFREAPSVPIEEIPNRATAYFDDDIRVVLDEVATSADRVLLCDLTRTAVPVVRVIVPGFEVSHMNCDRVPRRQG; via the coding sequence ATGTCCTTCACCTTCAACCACGTCAAAAAATGTTTTTTCGACGGCACCCACCGTTCATGCTCCCCTGAGGAGACTCTGCAGGTCATCGGGCCCATGATGGACGAGATCGGCGTCGTCTCGGTCGAGGACGTCACCTCTCTCGACCGCCTGGGCATCCCCTGTTTCTCGGCCTTCCGCCCGCGTGCCGCCATCGGTGCGGCAAAATATCATGCCGGCAAGGGGAAGGGGCCCCTGCAGGCCGAGGTCTCCGCGATGATGGAGGCGGTCGAACGCTACTCCGGCGAGTATCATGGCGACCGTATGGAGTACGCGAGTTTCGAGGAACTCGGGCCGATACGGGCCCTCGACCCGGCCGACCTCATCCTGCCGCGGCCCCTGGAGAAGGACGAGAAGATCCACTGGAGCCCGGCCACAGACATCCTGAACGACGAAGAGCTCCTCGTGCCCTCGAATGCCGTCTTCCATCCGTACGACTGCCTGGGCATGACCGTTCCCCTCTTCACCTCGGACACGAACGGCCTTGCCGCGGGGAATATCATGGAGGAGGCCGTCCTCCATGCACTCCTCGAAGTGATCGAGCGCGACGCCCTCTCGCGGGCCGAAAGGCTGCGGAATATGGGGCGGCGCCTTGCGGTCGGCGCCGACGGCCCGGTGCGGGAGGTCGTCGATCTCTTTGAGGGGCACGGCATCGCTGTCCACCTCTGGCTCCTGGAGGGGCGGACCGGCATCCCGACGGTCGCCGCGGCTGCCGACGACACGGTCACGAAGGACCCCGCCCTCCTGGTGATGGGCGCCGGAACCCATCCCGACCCGACGATCGCGGCCCTCCGCGCCCTCACCGAGGTGGCGCAGAGCCGTGCGAGCCAGCTCCAGGGCGGCCGGGTCAACGAGGGCCGGCAGCACCTGATCGAACGGGCTGGCTACGAGAGGATGAAGCGGATCAATGGTGCGTGGTTCCGAGAGGCCCCGTCGGTTCCGATCGAGGAGATCCCTAACCGTGCAACCGCGTATTTCGACGACGACATCAGAGTCGTTCTCGACGAGGTGGCGACCTCGGCCGACCGCGTCCTTCTCTGCGACCTCACGAGGACTGCCGTCCCGGTCGTCCGGGTGATCGTGCCGGGCTTCGAGGTCTCGCACATGAACTGCGACCGGGTCCCCCGCAGGCAGGGGTGA
- a CDS encoding histone deacetylase family protein, which yields MKASAITGRVFAKHDMEGGAETGARLREVLEGLPPDIPVRPPVAADPAEIEIVHDPAYVRWIREMGRGCCFLDDNTYITPSTLEVALTAAGSAAAAAERALDGENCFALVRPPGHHARPARQMGFCIFNNAAFAAAKALQEVDRVAILDWDLHHGNGTQEIFLASDRVLYLSVHQKGGFPGTGWPEEVGTGAGRGFSLNAPIAPGGGIADYAFLFAGVFLPAVRAHRPDLLIISAGQDALADDPHGEMRLSPDDYGLLTNLALSLDLPTALVLEGGYGPSHGKAIAAIFAALRGKKFEEETAPPRPGTVALVSRLRKLMMY from the coding sequence ATGAAAGCGTCCGCGATCACCGGCAGGGTGTTTGCGAAACACGATATGGAGGGAGGCGCCGAGACAGGCGCCCGCCTGCGGGAGGTCCTCGAAGGCCTCCCCCCAGACATCCCTGTCCGCCCCCCTGTCGCGGCCGACCCGGCCGAGATCGAGATCGTCCATGACCCGGCCTATGTGCGGTGGATCAGGGAGATGGGCAGGGGATGCTGTTTTCTCGATGACAATACCTATATCACCCCCTCGACCCTGGAGGTCGCTCTCACCGCCGCGGGGTCGGCCGCCGCCGCGGCTGAGCGCGCCCTCGATGGCGAGAACTGTTTTGCCCTGGTCCGCCCGCCCGGCCACCATGCCAGACCCGCACGGCAGATGGGCTTCTGCATCTTCAACAATGCCGCCTTTGCCGCGGCAAAGGCCCTCCAGGAGGTGGACCGCGTTGCGATTCTGGACTGGGACCTGCACCACGGGAACGGCACCCAGGAGATCTTTCTCGCCTCCGACCGCGTGCTCTACCTCTCTGTCCACCAGAAGGGCGGGTTTCCGGGAACCGGATGGCCTGAGGAGGTCGGCACCGGCGCAGGCAGGGGGTTCAGCCTCAACGCGCCCATCGCGCCGGGCGGCGGGATCGCGGACTATGCCTTCCTCTTTGCCGGGGTCTTTCTCCCCGCGGTCCGGGCGCACCGCCCTGACCTCTTGATCATCTCAGCCGGGCAGGACGCCCTCGCCGACGACCCGCACGGAGAGATGCGCCTGTCTCCGGACGACTACGGGCTCCTGACAAACCTCGCCCTCTCTCTTGACCTGCCTACGGCCCTCGTCCTCGAAGGCGGGTACGGCCCGTCGCACGGGAAGGCGATCGCCGCGATCTTCGCCGCTCTGCGTGGAAAGAAGTTTGAGGAGGAGACCGCACCCCCGCGGCCCGGCACGGTGGCTCTGGTCTCGCGGCTCAGAAAATTGATGATGTACTAA